One window from the genome of Amycolatopsis sp. NBC_01480 encodes:
- a CDS encoding terminase small subunit, translated as MSASGALGDPGDVLGAVRVALAELDLDGEDQAAIALALRLGSAIDAEDSGRTLAELAGKLLAVLNDLGATPAARKAVLPKGGPPERSPQQKAKDDLRARRAARAGAS; from the coding sequence GTGAGCGCGTCGGGTGCGCTGGGCGACCCGGGGGACGTGCTGGGCGCGGTCCGGGTCGCGCTGGCCGAGCTGGACCTGGACGGGGAGGACCAGGCCGCTATCGCGCTTGCTTTGCGGCTTGGGTCGGCGATCGACGCCGAGGACTCCGGGCGGACGCTGGCCGAGCTGGCGGGCAAGCTGCTCGCAGTGCTGAACGACCTCGGCGCGACGCCGGCCGCGCGCAAGGCCGTGCTCCCCAAGGGCGGCCCACCCGAGCGAAGCCCCCAGCAGAAGGCGAAAGACGACCTCAGGGCCCGGCGCGCGGCACGGGCAGGCGCCTCGTGA
- a CDS encoding helix-turn-helix domain-containing protein, giving the protein MNAMGNDITGVGRHLRRLREQAAMNQTEVARRSGLRREVVSTLEGGRHDPRISTIRRYCDAIGARVYIGRPDLVTDEGADLTAKAS; this is encoded by the coding sequence ATGAACGCCATGGGGAACGACATCACCGGCGTTGGCCGGCACCTGCGGAGACTGCGCGAACAGGCGGCCATGAACCAGACCGAGGTAGCACGCCGGTCCGGTCTCCGGCGCGAAGTCGTGTCCACGTTGGAAGGTGGACGCCATGACCCGCGGATCTCCACCATCCGCCGCTACTGCGACGCCATCGGCGCCCGCGTCTACATCGGACGACCCGACCTCGTCACCGACGAAGGCGCCGATCTAACCGCTAAAGCCAGTTAG
- a CDS encoding DNA primase family protein yields the protein MTTTYADAETAGVVPFLKEMHSGQLRIAERFVSAYADHLLYVHGIGWHRWCGTHWIEDRDGEARRCVVALLKDLRHESVELSAKDRDGLIVDVKKCESSGGITGVLEIAKHLRPMTVAAEEINAAPWLFNARNGTLNLDTGQLQPHDPRDMITKCAGTEAAAGARSGLWNTFLETVLPDAEVRAYLQRVFGVALLGKVREHTLPILTGTGGNGKSVCIDAVLAAFGDYGITVDPKLIMKTRHERHGTFLADLHGARIVVTSETDEGDVIAAATVKRLTGGDKIRANRMRENAFEFEPSHSLIYVTNHKPQVSADDKAMWRRLSVVPFDVTVTEPDVKLPEKIKAQLPAVLAWVFGGWQDYQRVGLNPPAAVLERTESYRDASDPLAQFLDEECTLQPYAKIKATVLYQTWATWCLRRDIASMSQKDFGLRLTERGFEKKRGHGGAYQYVGIGLAADEDEAGGLPL from the coding sequence ATGACCACGACGTACGCCGACGCCGAGACCGCCGGCGTCGTGCCGTTCCTGAAGGAGATGCACTCCGGGCAACTGCGGATCGCCGAGCGGTTTGTGAGCGCCTACGCCGATCACCTGTTGTACGTGCACGGCATTGGGTGGCATCGGTGGTGCGGCACGCACTGGATCGAGGACCGCGACGGGGAGGCCCGTCGCTGTGTCGTCGCGCTGCTGAAGGATCTGCGGCACGAGTCCGTGGAGCTGTCCGCGAAGGACCGTGACGGGCTGATCGTCGACGTGAAGAAATGCGAGTCGTCCGGCGGCATCACCGGCGTGCTGGAGATCGCGAAACACCTGCGGCCCATGACGGTCGCGGCCGAGGAGATCAACGCCGCACCCTGGTTGTTCAACGCGCGCAACGGCACGCTGAACCTCGACACGGGGCAGCTGCAACCGCACGACCCCCGCGACATGATCACCAAGTGCGCCGGCACGGAGGCCGCCGCCGGCGCGCGGTCCGGGCTGTGGAACACGTTTCTGGAGACCGTGCTCCCGGACGCCGAGGTCCGCGCCTACCTGCAACGCGTGTTCGGCGTGGCGCTGCTGGGCAAGGTTCGGGAGCACACGTTGCCGATCCTGACTGGCACTGGCGGCAACGGGAAGTCCGTGTGCATCGATGCCGTGCTGGCCGCGTTCGGGGACTACGGCATCACCGTGGACCCCAAGCTGATCATGAAGACGCGGCACGAGCGGCACGGCACATTCCTCGCCGACCTGCACGGCGCCCGCATCGTGGTCACTTCCGAGACCGACGAGGGCGACGTGATCGCCGCGGCCACGGTGAAGCGGCTGACGGGCGGGGACAAGATCCGCGCGAACCGGATGCGGGAAAACGCCTTCGAGTTCGAGCCGTCGCACTCGCTGATCTACGTCACCAACCACAAGCCGCAGGTCTCCGCCGACGACAAGGCCATGTGGCGCAGGTTGAGCGTCGTCCCGTTCGACGTGACTGTGACCGAGCCGGACGTGAAGCTGCCGGAGAAGATCAAGGCCCAGCTGCCCGCGGTGCTGGCGTGGGTGTTCGGGGGGTGGCAGGACTATCAGCGGGTGGGATTGAACCCGCCTGCGGCCGTGCTGGAGCGCACGGAGTCCTACCGGGACGCGTCCGACCCGCTGGCGCAGTTCCTCGACGAGGAATGCACCCTCCAGCCCTACGCGAAGATCAAGGCCACCGTGCTGTACCAGACGTGGGCGACGTGGTGCCTGCGCCGCGATATCGCCTCGATGTCACAGAAGGACTTCGGCCTGCGCCTGACCGAGCGCGGGTTCGAGAAGAAGCGCGGGCACGGCGGCGCATACCAGTACGTCGGCATCGGGCTAGCCGCCGACGAGGACGAAGCGGGCGGTCTACCGCTGTGA
- the bet gene encoding phage recombination protein Bet: MTGKEMVTRSAGSLALDPAQTGWTEVQRAALVQLGLDDAPDADLAVFLHFAQRTGLDPFARQLYMIARWDSQARRNKYTIQAAIDGLRIVAERHGQYGGQVGPQWCGPDGVWSDVWLKKGPPVAARVGVIRKDWSQVMYATAHFGEYSVTKSGGALTSMWQGKGALMIAKCAEALALRKAFPQDLAGVYTEEEMAQADAVQAEAERQSAPEPPRREQPEAIDWDAALAEAAGDVAALQKLYNMARGVEPNNAALAERIAAAGKAAAQAAEASAEPVDADVVEDAPEPRATEKQLTAIAAALGEHGVKDREDRLAVVSFLVGAPIGTTKNLARSEAAHVLDTVARFAEAGQMADAVRDACAAWTPGVTA, encoded by the coding sequence ATGACGGGCAAGGAGATGGTGACGCGTTCCGCGGGGTCGCTGGCGCTGGACCCGGCGCAGACCGGGTGGACGGAGGTCCAGCGCGCGGCGCTGGTCCAGCTCGGCCTCGACGACGCCCCGGACGCGGACCTGGCGGTGTTCCTGCACTTCGCGCAGCGGACGGGGCTGGACCCGTTCGCCCGGCAGCTCTACATGATCGCGCGGTGGGACTCGCAGGCCCGGCGGAACAAGTACACGATCCAGGCGGCTATCGACGGCTTGCGGATCGTGGCGGAGCGGCACGGCCAGTACGGCGGGCAGGTCGGCCCGCAGTGGTGCGGCCCGGATGGCGTGTGGTCGGACGTGTGGCTGAAGAAGGGCCCGCCGGTCGCCGCGCGTGTCGGTGTCATCCGCAAGGACTGGTCGCAGGTCATGTACGCCACGGCTCATTTCGGCGAGTACTCGGTGACGAAGAGCGGTGGTGCTCTCACCTCGATGTGGCAGGGCAAGGGTGCGCTCATGATCGCCAAGTGCGCGGAGGCTTTGGCTCTGCGTAAGGCTTTCCCGCAAGATCTCGCCGGGGTGTACACGGAGGAGGAGATGGCGCAGGCTGACGCGGTCCAGGCCGAGGCTGAGCGCCAGTCGGCACCCGAGCCGCCCCGCCGCGAGCAGCCCGAGGCGATCGACTGGGACGCCGCGCTGGCCGAGGCCGCCGGGGACGTGGCCGCGCTGCAGAAGCTCTACAACATGGCGCGCGGGGTGGAGCCGAACAACGCCGCGTTGGCCGAGCGGATCGCCGCGGCCGGCAAGGCAGCCGCGCAGGCGGCCGAGGCCTCGGCCGAACCTGTCGACGCCGACGTGGTCGAGGACGCGCCCGAGCCGCGGGCGACCGAGAAACAGCTGACCGCGATCGCGGCGGCGCTGGGCGAGCACGGCGTGAAGGACCGTGAGGACCGTCTGGCCGTGGTGTCGTTCCTCGTCGGCGCGCCGATCGGCACGACGAAGAACCTGGCCCGGTCCGAGGCCGCGCACGTGCTCGACACCGTCGCGCGGTTCGCCGAGGCCGGCCAGATGGCCGACGCGGTGCGGGACGCGTGCGCGGCATGGACTCCGGGGGTGACCGCGTGA
- a CDS encoding YqaJ viral recombinase family nuclease: MISNFWDTPAAREVLPADIDRATWLAERRRGIGGSDIPVLFGESKHQSVYGLWLDKTGQLADEDPSYAMLRGNWLEPHLADWFADQTGLDVARAGLLASRERDHLRTTPDRLVDDGGVLEIKTHSVYADVAKEWRDGGISRGAYLQAQQQLAVTGRSHAWFVAWIDPVPHLRGPVQRDDAVIADIAARVDKFWTEHVISETPPEVDLAAITDAELALRWPAAVSGTAVEAQYPAHVEALLAERAELKAAGKATGARIAEVEAALRVFVGDAEVLTVDGRPVLTYKTVARAAFTVKASSGRRLHIPTRKDVAR; the protein is encoded by the coding sequence ATGATCTCGAACTTCTGGGACACCCCCGCGGCGCGGGAGGTGCTGCCCGCCGACATCGACCGCGCGACGTGGTTGGCCGAGCGGCGCCGCGGCATCGGCGGGTCCGATATTCCGGTGCTGTTCGGCGAGTCCAAACACCAGTCCGTGTATGGGTTGTGGCTGGACAAGACCGGCCAGCTCGCCGACGAGGACCCGAGCTACGCCATGCTGCGCGGGAACTGGCTGGAACCGCACCTCGCGGACTGGTTCGCCGATCAGACCGGGCTCGACGTGGCCCGCGCCGGCTTGCTCGCCTCGCGGGAGCGGGACCACCTGCGCACCACCCCGGACCGGCTGGTGGACGACGGCGGCGTGCTGGAGATCAAGACGCACAGCGTCTACGCCGACGTGGCGAAGGAGTGGCGCGACGGCGGGATCTCCCGCGGGGCGTACTTGCAGGCGCAGCAACAGCTTGCGGTCACGGGGCGGAGTCACGCGTGGTTTGTCGCGTGGATCGACCCGGTGCCGCACCTGCGCGGCCCGGTGCAGCGCGACGACGCGGTGATCGCCGACATTGCCGCGCGAGTAGACAAATTCTGGACAGAGCACGTCATTTCCGAGACACCGCCCGAGGTCGACCTGGCCGCGATCACGGACGCCGAGCTGGCGTTGCGGTGGCCGGCCGCGGTCTCGGGCACGGCGGTGGAGGCGCAGTACCCGGCGCACGTTGAGGCGCTGCTGGCCGAGCGCGCCGAGCTGAAGGCCGCGGGCAAGGCGACCGGCGCACGGATCGCCGAGGTGGAGGCCGCGTTGCGGGTGTTCGTCGGCGATGCCGAGGTGCTGACCGTCGATGGCCGACCGGTGCTCACGTACAAGACCGTCGCGCGCGCCGCCTTCACGGTGAAGGCGAGCAGCGGTCGGCGGCTGCACATTCCGACGCGAAAGGACGTGGCCCGATGA
- a CDS encoding helix-turn-helix domain-containing protein, protein MRTREIDGEKIRQAREVAGLTQAKLAAILRIAPSTVGHWEIGNRSPVGANFRALCKALRITPAELTVDEPSVAAA, encoded by the coding sequence ATGCGAACGAGAGAGATCGACGGAGAGAAGATCCGTCAAGCCCGCGAGGTAGCCGGCCTCACTCAGGCCAAGCTCGCCGCGATCCTGCGCATCGCACCCTCGACTGTCGGTCACTGGGAGATCGGCAACCGCTCTCCGGTCGGGGCCAACTTCCGGGCGCTGTGCAAGGCGCTGCGCATCACCCCGGCCGAGCTGACTGTGGACGAGCCCAGTGTCGCGGCGGCGTGA
- a CDS encoding recombinase family protein, whose product MTRHVALYLRISKTSADSIADQEMQGREYAAVTWPGVPVVIYAEDGFSGEKDDVVRPAYDLLRAAVARGEVARLWCAEQYRLERNEVRWFRLRAELVDGGVTELHTRREGIVRVEDEIASLRAVLGAGEVRRLRRRVNDKLATNAARGNAPAAIVFGYVRAGKSYEIVPEQAAEIRQAAERVLSGWSLTHLVDDLDERGVRPARGGKFAASSVKSMLTNPSVAGLRVYRGEVVGAGNWPAILDEVTWRSVRAKLSSPRQVERRDGKGSYAVGESMFIVSAGRKYLLTSGLAVCGVCGTPLVGAPKHRMVQPGKPKPAPTPQLACRRAKGGCGGVTATIAPVDKCVLDRMWTELDKPEFLEHLAGDDHAGRREEITRDLAALDARRIELAAAWAKPGELTMGEWKAARDAFNAQEQALQHELAQLPASTRSTPDVALLREAWPDMTLDEQREVVRMFVERVVVRPTGRQGGRVFNHRRVEIEWRKR is encoded by the coding sequence ATGACCCGTCATGTTGCGCTCTACCTGCGCATATCCAAGACCAGCGCCGACAGCATCGCGGATCAAGAGATGCAGGGGCGCGAGTACGCGGCCGTCACGTGGCCGGGCGTGCCGGTCGTCATCTACGCCGAGGACGGGTTCAGCGGCGAGAAGGACGACGTCGTGCGGCCGGCGTACGACCTGCTGCGCGCGGCTGTTGCTCGGGGCGAGGTCGCGCGCCTGTGGTGCGCCGAGCAGTACCGGCTTGAGCGCAACGAGGTCCGCTGGTTTCGGTTGCGCGCCGAGCTCGTCGACGGGGGCGTGACTGAGCTGCATACCCGGCGTGAGGGAATCGTGCGTGTCGAGGACGAGATCGCCAGCTTGCGGGCGGTGCTCGGCGCGGGTGAGGTGCGCCGGCTTCGCAGGCGCGTCAACGACAAGCTCGCGACCAACGCCGCGCGGGGAAACGCGCCGGCGGCGATCGTGTTCGGGTACGTCCGCGCTGGCAAGTCCTACGAGATCGTGCCGGAGCAGGCCGCCGAGATCCGGCAGGCCGCCGAGCGTGTGCTCTCCGGGTGGTCGCTGACGCACCTCGTCGACGACCTGGACGAGCGCGGCGTGCGCCCGGCTCGTGGCGGGAAGTTCGCCGCTAGCAGCGTGAAGAGCATGCTCACAAACCCGTCCGTCGCGGGGCTGCGCGTGTACCGCGGCGAGGTCGTCGGCGCGGGAAACTGGCCGGCCATCCTCGACGAGGTGACGTGGCGTTCGGTACGCGCGAAGCTGTCGAGTCCTCGCCAGGTTGAGCGACGCGACGGGAAGGGCAGCTACGCCGTCGGCGAGTCGATGTTTATAGTCAGTGCGGGGCGAAAGTACTTGCTGACCAGCGGACTCGCGGTCTGTGGCGTCTGCGGCACGCCGCTTGTAGGGGCTCCGAAACATCGGATGGTGCAACCAGGAAAGCCCAAGCCTGCCCCCACGCCCCAACTGGCCTGCCGCCGGGCGAAAGGGGGATGCGGGGGCGTGACTGCGACGATCGCGCCGGTCGACAAGTGCGTGCTTGATCGCATGTGGACTGAGCTCGACAAGCCGGAGTTCCTCGAACACCTCGCCGGCGACGACCACGCCGGGCGGCGCGAGGAGATCACCCGCGACCTTGCCGCGTTGGACGCTCGACGCATCGAGCTCGCGGCGGCGTGGGCGAAGCCCGGAGAGTTGACCATGGGCGAGTGGAAGGCTGCTCGCGACGCGTTCAACGCGCAGGAGCAGGCGCTGCAGCACGAGCTTGCCCAGCTGCCGGCGTCAACCAGGAGTACCCCCGACGTTGCGCTCTTGCGTGAAGCGTGGCCCGACATGACGCTCGACGAACAACGGGAGGTCGTCCGCATGTTCGTCGAGCGCGTCGTCGTGCGGCCCACGGGCAGGCAGGGCGGCAGGGTGTTCAACCACCGCCGTGTCGAGATCGAGTGGCGGAAGCGTTAG
- a CDS encoding purine-cytosine permease family protein, with translation MRGNLLPSAISWMLTVGWETVLTALATMATATVFERLGWGGGTTTKVVALVVVAGLTVVSGVLGFDLIMRLQTVITWVTGVLTVVYVVLVAGHVRWPAVTAVPAGSAQEFIGALVFLMTGFGLGWVNAAADYSRYLPRRASGRGVVGWTTFGASVAPVVLLVFGLLLAASSPELNQAVAADPIGALTTILPVWFLVPFAIVAVLGLVGGAVLDIYSSGLSLLSAGLRIPRYAAALVDGVIMIGGTVYLVFFGGTFLGQFQGFLTTLGVPVAAWCGVMLADVLLRRRDYAEADLFDPRGRYGDVRFGPITLIVIATALGWGLVTNASASWLHWQGYLLEPFGLGGSWAFANLGVLVALVLGFVVTLVFGRSQVRAQEAAA, from the coding sequence GTGCGGGGGAACCTCTTGCCGTCGGCGATTTCGTGGATGCTGACCGTCGGGTGGGAGACCGTCCTGACGGCGCTGGCGACCATGGCCACCGCCACCGTCTTCGAGCGGCTCGGCTGGGGCGGCGGGACGACGACAAAAGTGGTGGCGCTGGTTGTGGTCGCCGGGCTGACCGTGGTCAGCGGCGTGCTGGGGTTCGACCTGATCATGCGGCTGCAGACCGTCATCACCTGGGTGACCGGCGTGCTCACGGTCGTCTACGTGGTGCTGGTGGCCGGGCACGTGCGCTGGCCGGCCGTCACGGCGGTGCCGGCGGGCTCGGCGCAGGAGTTCATCGGCGCGCTGGTGTTCCTGATGACGGGCTTCGGGCTCGGCTGGGTGAACGCGGCCGCGGACTATTCGCGTTACCTGCCGCGGCGGGCGTCCGGGCGCGGGGTGGTCGGGTGGACGACGTTCGGCGCGTCCGTGGCGCCGGTGGTGCTGCTGGTGTTCGGGCTGTTGCTGGCCGCGTCCTCGCCGGAGCTGAACCAGGCCGTCGCGGCCGACCCGATCGGCGCGCTGACCACGATCCTGCCGGTGTGGTTCCTGGTGCCGTTCGCGATCGTCGCCGTGCTCGGGCTGGTCGGCGGGGCGGTGCTGGACATCTACTCGTCCGGGCTGTCGCTGCTGTCGGCCGGGCTGCGGATCCCGCGGTACGCCGCCGCGCTGGTCGACGGCGTGATCATGATCGGCGGCACGGTCTACCTGGTCTTCTTCGGCGGCACGTTCCTCGGCCAGTTCCAGGGGTTCCTGACCACCCTCGGCGTGCCGGTGGCCGCGTGGTGCGGCGTGATGCTGGCCGACGTGCTGCTGCGCCGCCGCGACTACGCCGAAGCCGACCTGTTCGACCCGCGCGGCCGCTACGGCGACGTCCGCTTCGGCCCGATCACCCTGATCGTCATCGCGACGGCGCTGGGCTGGGGACTGGTGACCAACGCGTCGGCGAGCTGGCTGCACTGGCAGGGCTACCTGCTGGAGCCGTTCGGCCTCGGCGGGTCTTGGGCGTTCGCGAATCTCGGCGTGCTTGTCGCGCTGGTGCTCGGTTTCGTGGTGACGCTGGTGTTCGGGCGGTCCCAGGTCCGGGCGCAGGAGGCGGCCGCCTAG
- a CDS encoding type VII secretion system-associated protein: MTDDQWVLLVDPVWQAASSSGPEPAGGSASAPDQTSGSASLEDGAEVTAPPLTAVVGGWLARADGSVGRFEANPAYEPSGPGSPTDPLDAALRLAAREEADFDQVAAVLRESAFSVALDVDQEPLIAPSPDNVPCLLVTTAPAHRARVRAAGWLPASAEDLLPLLAAREGTDLLLNPGAPGCTRLLADTVREAVTADS, from the coding sequence ATGACCGATGACCAATGGGTACTGCTCGTCGACCCGGTATGGCAGGCGGCCTCTTCCTCTGGTCCGGAACCGGCCGGGGGCTCGGCTTCCGCGCCGGACCAGACCTCGGGTTCCGCCTCGCTCGAGGACGGCGCCGAGGTGACCGCCCCGCCGTTGACGGCCGTGGTCGGCGGCTGGCTGGCCCGCGCGGATGGTTCCGTCGGCCGGTTCGAGGCGAATCCCGCCTACGAACCGTCGGGCCCCGGCTCGCCGACCGACCCGCTGGATGCCGCGCTGCGCCTGGCCGCGCGTGAGGAGGCGGACTTCGACCAAGTCGCCGCGGTGTTGCGCGAGTCGGCGTTCTCGGTCGCGCTGGACGTCGACCAGGAACCCCTCATCGCCCCGTCGCCCGACAACGTGCCGTGCCTGCTCGTGACGACCGCGCCGGCCCACCGCGCCCGGGTCCGGGCCGCCGGCTGGCTGCCCGCGTCGGCCGAGGACCTGCTCCCGCTGCTGGCTGCCCGCGAGGGCACGGACCTGCTGCTGAACCCCGGTGCTCCCGGCTGCACGCGCTTGCTGGCCGACACCGTCCGTGAGGCCGTCACCGCGGACTCGTGA